A genome region from Hymenobacter tibetensis includes the following:
- a CDS encoding class I SAM-dependent DNA methyltransferase, with protein sequence MDIQQAYNAWAATYDTVRNRTRDLEAHAIQTVLHDTTAEEILELGCGTGKNTAWLASKATHVTAVDFSHEMMAKAQAKLPLPTITYKQGDITHGWHFVEQPANLITCSLILEHIQDLGFVFGQAYQALHPNGLLYIGELHPFKQYQGTKARFDTETGLFELECYVHHLSDYTENARQHNFTCVALQEWFDDDNRSGVPRIVSFLFRKG encoded by the coding sequence ATGGATATTCAGCAAGCGTACAATGCCTGGGCTGCCACCTACGACACGGTCCGTAACAGAACGCGCGACTTAGAGGCACATGCCATCCAAACGGTGCTGCACGACACTACTGCTGAGGAAATACTGGAGCTAGGCTGCGGTACGGGCAAGAATACCGCGTGGCTAGCCTCCAAAGCCACCCACGTCACGGCCGTAGACTTCTCGCACGAAATGATGGCCAAAGCTCAAGCGAAGTTGCCCTTGCCTACTATAACCTACAAGCAAGGCGATATCACGCACGGGTGGCACTTTGTGGAGCAGCCCGCCAACCTTATAACGTGCAGCCTGATCTTAGAGCACATCCAAGACCTCGGCTTCGTCTTCGGGCAAGCCTACCAGGCACTCCACCCCAATGGCCTGCTGTACATCGGCGAGTTGCACCCATTCAAACAATACCAAGGCACAAAAGCCCGCTTCGACACCGAGACAGGCTTGTTTGAACTAGAGTGCTACGTGCACCACTTGTCCGACTACACCGAAAACGCCCGCCAGCACAACTTCACTTGTGTAGCGCTGCAGGAGTGGTTCGATGACGACAACCGCAGCGGGGTACCGCGCATAGTCTCGTTTCTGTTCCGAAAAGGGTAG